One part of the Calypte anna isolate BGI_N300 chromosome 14, bCalAnn1_v1.p, whole genome shotgun sequence genome encodes these proteins:
- the LOC103536892 gene encoding acyl-coenzyme A synthetase ACSM3, mitochondrial isoform X1, with translation MCRMQKSVLDTGTAQEQAQGQESEIWHFLERQPLRNNLEDPAMALAALHLLLKSPCAGSLRAPLRRYLQLCSWSSPVHAPLSYEAIKQQYRPEVPEYFNFARDVLDRWTEVEKEGKKSKNPALWWVDGAGEEVRWSFEELGVLSRKVANILCDACSLQQGDRVILILPRIPEWWLVNVACMRTGTVLIPGTQQLTAKDILHRLQKSKANCIITDDSVAPAVDSVEAQCQSLKFKLLVSEGHREGWLNFKDLLKNAPSDHHCVNTKCQDPMAIYFTSGSTGSPKMTEQSHSSYGIGLTVSGRYWLDLTSSDVFWNTSDTGWAKSAWSSVFSPWIQGACAFVHKMPQFDPNIVFQSLSRFPITVLCSPPTAYRMFVQHKLSSYTFKSLRHCVSAGEPINPDVIEEWKAQTGLDIYEGYGQTETVLICGNFKGMKIKAGSMGKPAPGYDVKIIDENGTILPPGKEGDIAIRVKPMRSPFLFTCYVDDPEKTEATIRGDFYVTGDRGIMDEDGYFWFVGRADDVINSAGYRIGPFEVESALVEHPAVVESAVVSSPDPVRGEVVKAFVVLTSDYTSHDPEKMKKELQDHVKKVTAPYKYPRKMEFVKELPKTISGKIRRNELRQKEWRKY, from the exons ATGTGCAGAATGCAGAAGTCAGTTCTGGATACAGGAACAGCACAAGAGCAGGCACAGGGCCAGGAGTCTGAGATCTGG CATTTCTTGGAGAGACAACCCCTAAGGAACAACCTTGAAGACCCTGCTATGGCTCTTGCTGCTCTGCATTTGTTACTGAAGAGCCCATGTGCTGGGTCCCTAAGGGCTCCCCTGAGAAGATATCTCCAACTTTGCAGCTGGAGCTCCCCAGTTCATGCCCCTTTGAGTTACGAAGCCATCAAACAGCAGTACAGACCAGAGGTACCAGAGTACTTCAACTTTGCCAGAGATGTGCTGGACAGATGGACTGAAGTGGAAAAG GAGGGCAAAAAATCTAAAAACCCTGCATTATGGTGGGTAGATGGTGCTGGAGAAGAGGTGAGGTGGAGCTTTGAGGAGCTGGGAGTGCTGTCCAGGAAAGTTGCAAACATACTCTGTGATGCCTGCAGTCTTCAACAGGGAGACAGAGTTATTCTGATTCTGCCCCGGATCCCAGAGTGGTGGCTGGTGAACGTGGCTTGCATGAGAACAG GAACTGTTCTGATTCCTGGCACACAGCAGCTGACAGCAAAGGACATTCTTCATCGACTACAGAAATCTAAGGCAAACTGTATCATCACTGATGATTCTGTGGCACCAGCTGTAGACTCAGTTGAGGCTCAGTGCCAGTCTCTGAAATTCAAGTTACTTGTGTCAGAAGGCCACAGAGAAGGATGGCTGAACTTTAAAGATCTCCTAAA AAATGCTCCTTCTGATCACCACTGTGTGAACACAAAGTGTCAAGACCCAATGGCCATCTACTTTACCAGTGGAAGTACAGGATCTCCAAAAATGACTGAGCAGTCCCACAGCAGTTATGGTATTGGCCTCACAGTGAGTGGAAG GTACTGGTTGGACTTGACTTCCTCAGATGTATTTTGGAATACATCAGACACAGGCTGGGCAAAGTCAGCTTGGAGCAGCGTTTTTTCACCCTGGATTCAAGGGGCGTGTGCATTTGTACATAAAATGCCACAGTTTGACCCAAACATTGTCTTTCAG AGTCTGTCAAGATTTCCCATAACTGTTTTGTGTTCTCCTCCAACTGCCTATAGAATGTTTGTGCAACATAAACTGTCCAG CTACACATTCAAAAGCCTGAGGCACTGTGTGAGTGCTGGGGAGCCAATCAACCCTGATGTGATAGAAGAATGGAAAGCACAGACTGGGCTGGATATTTATGAAGGCTATGGACAGACAGAAACA GTGCTGATCTGTGGAAATTTTAAGGGAATGAAAATCAAAGCTGGCTCCATGGGAAAGCCAGCTCCAGGGTATGATGTCAAG attataGATGAAAATGGTACTATTCTGCCTCCTGGAAAAGAAGGAGATATTGCCATCAGAGTAAAACCTATGAgatcaccttttctttttacttgctATGTT GATGATCCAGAGAAAACAGAGGCAACAATACGTGGGGACTTTTATGTCACTGGAGACAGAGGGATTATGGATGAGGATGGATACTTCTGGTTTGTTGGAAGAGCTGATGATGTCATTAATTCTGCTGG ATACCGTATTGGACCATTTGAAGTAGAAAGTGCCTTAGTGGAGCATCCTGCAGTGGTGGAATCAGCAGTTGTCAGCTCTCCAGACCCCGTCAGAGGAGAG GTAGTGAAAGCCTTTGTTGTTTTAACATCTGACTATACTTCACATGAtccagaaaaaatgaagaaagagctACAAGACCATGTTAAGAAAGTTACTGCTCCATACAAGTATCCTAGGAAG ATGGAGTTTGTTAAAGAGTTGCCAAAGACCATCAGTGGGAAGATCAGAAGAAATGAACTGCGACAGAAGGAGTGGAGAAAATATTAG
- the LOC103536892 gene encoding acyl-coenzyme A synthetase ACSM3, mitochondrial isoform X2 gives MALAALHLLLKSPCAGSLRAPLRRYLQLCSWSSPVHAPLSYEAIKQQYRPEVPEYFNFARDVLDRWTEVEKEGKKSKNPALWWVDGAGEEVRWSFEELGVLSRKVANILCDACSLQQGDRVILILPRIPEWWLVNVACMRTGTVLIPGTQQLTAKDILHRLQKSKANCIITDDSVAPAVDSVEAQCQSLKFKLLVSEGHREGWLNFKDLLKNAPSDHHCVNTKCQDPMAIYFTSGSTGSPKMTEQSHSSYGIGLTVSGRYWLDLTSSDVFWNTSDTGWAKSAWSSVFSPWIQGACAFVHKMPQFDPNIVFQSLSRFPITVLCSPPTAYRMFVQHKLSSYTFKSLRHCVSAGEPINPDVIEEWKAQTGLDIYEGYGQTETVLICGNFKGMKIKAGSMGKPAPGYDVKIIDENGTILPPGKEGDIAIRVKPMRSPFLFTCYVDDPEKTEATIRGDFYVTGDRGIMDEDGYFWFVGRADDVINSAGYRIGPFEVESALVEHPAVVESAVVSSPDPVRGEVVKAFVVLTSDYTSHDPEKMKKELQDHVKKVTAPYKYPRKMEFVKELPKTISGKIRRNELRQKEWRKY, from the exons ATGGCTCTTGCTGCTCTGCATTTGTTACTGAAGAGCCCATGTGCTGGGTCCCTAAGGGCTCCCCTGAGAAGATATCTCCAACTTTGCAGCTGGAGCTCCCCAGTTCATGCCCCTTTGAGTTACGAAGCCATCAAACAGCAGTACAGACCAGAGGTACCAGAGTACTTCAACTTTGCCAGAGATGTGCTGGACAGATGGACTGAAGTGGAAAAG GAGGGCAAAAAATCTAAAAACCCTGCATTATGGTGGGTAGATGGTGCTGGAGAAGAGGTGAGGTGGAGCTTTGAGGAGCTGGGAGTGCTGTCCAGGAAAGTTGCAAACATACTCTGTGATGCCTGCAGTCTTCAACAGGGAGACAGAGTTATTCTGATTCTGCCCCGGATCCCAGAGTGGTGGCTGGTGAACGTGGCTTGCATGAGAACAG GAACTGTTCTGATTCCTGGCACACAGCAGCTGACAGCAAAGGACATTCTTCATCGACTACAGAAATCTAAGGCAAACTGTATCATCACTGATGATTCTGTGGCACCAGCTGTAGACTCAGTTGAGGCTCAGTGCCAGTCTCTGAAATTCAAGTTACTTGTGTCAGAAGGCCACAGAGAAGGATGGCTGAACTTTAAAGATCTCCTAAA AAATGCTCCTTCTGATCACCACTGTGTGAACACAAAGTGTCAAGACCCAATGGCCATCTACTTTACCAGTGGAAGTACAGGATCTCCAAAAATGACTGAGCAGTCCCACAGCAGTTATGGTATTGGCCTCACAGTGAGTGGAAG GTACTGGTTGGACTTGACTTCCTCAGATGTATTTTGGAATACATCAGACACAGGCTGGGCAAAGTCAGCTTGGAGCAGCGTTTTTTCACCCTGGATTCAAGGGGCGTGTGCATTTGTACATAAAATGCCACAGTTTGACCCAAACATTGTCTTTCAG AGTCTGTCAAGATTTCCCATAACTGTTTTGTGTTCTCCTCCAACTGCCTATAGAATGTTTGTGCAACATAAACTGTCCAG CTACACATTCAAAAGCCTGAGGCACTGTGTGAGTGCTGGGGAGCCAATCAACCCTGATGTGATAGAAGAATGGAAAGCACAGACTGGGCTGGATATTTATGAAGGCTATGGACAGACAGAAACA GTGCTGATCTGTGGAAATTTTAAGGGAATGAAAATCAAAGCTGGCTCCATGGGAAAGCCAGCTCCAGGGTATGATGTCAAG attataGATGAAAATGGTACTATTCTGCCTCCTGGAAAAGAAGGAGATATTGCCATCAGAGTAAAACCTATGAgatcaccttttctttttacttgctATGTT GATGATCCAGAGAAAACAGAGGCAACAATACGTGGGGACTTTTATGTCACTGGAGACAGAGGGATTATGGATGAGGATGGATACTTCTGGTTTGTTGGAAGAGCTGATGATGTCATTAATTCTGCTGG ATACCGTATTGGACCATTTGAAGTAGAAAGTGCCTTAGTGGAGCATCCTGCAGTGGTGGAATCAGCAGTTGTCAGCTCTCCAGACCCCGTCAGAGGAGAG GTAGTGAAAGCCTTTGTTGTTTTAACATCTGACTATACTTCACATGAtccagaaaaaatgaagaaagagctACAAGACCATGTTAAGAAAGTTACTGCTCCATACAAGTATCCTAGGAAG ATGGAGTTTGTTAAAGAGTTGCCAAAGACCATCAGTGGGAAGATCAGAAGAAATGAACTGCGACAGAAGGAGTGGAGAAAATATTAG